The Populus trichocarpa isolate Nisqually-1 chromosome 2, P.trichocarpa_v4.1, whole genome shotgun sequence genome has a window encoding:
- the LOC7462843 gene encoding uncharacterized protein LOC7462843 → MLNSFICGSFQNQELEDEPWNSPSSTPKRSSPSATPKRSSPCATPRKSRKSSKNNKNPYSSRGLDKFSALLAELEEKRQKIYTQIGPEDVSVVRFVYSSSNDCIPVIVKAKDQKQDKPRASRVDDVKDKPINHNSTEVVYKLPTQAPAETKQAEQPRLETDKKTEKKCFTWSIKLNRWRRPYYYMPVAIVLILLLLVFFGRSVAILWTSLGWYIVPTLSTKKPSKKKEDVRRLSEPKMVINHGVSSPKRKSTGAITDKLPQRHEQRKSF, encoded by the coding sequence ATGTTGAATTCATTCATTTGTGGCAGTTTTCAGAATCAAGAGCTAGAGGATGAACCATGGAACAGCCCTTCTTCGACACCAAAGAGATCCAGCCCTTCTGCAACACCAAAAAGATCGAGCCCTTGTGCAACgccaagaaaatcaagaaagagcAGCAAGAATAACAAGAACCCATATTCTTCCCGTGGCCTTGACAAATTCTCTGCACTTCTCGCGGAACTCGAAGAGAAAAGGCAGAAGATATACACTCAGATTGGGCCTGAAGATGTATCTGTGGTTCGTTTCGTCTATTCAAGTTCAAATGATTGTATTCCTGTTATAGTGAAGGCTAAAGATCAAAAGCAAGACAAACCCAGGGCCAGCAGAGTTGATGATGTCAAAGATAAGCCCATCAATCATAACAGTACTGAAGTTGTGTATAAGTTGCCAACACAGGCACCCGCAGAGACGAAACAAGCCGAGCAACCAAGATTGGAAACTGACAAAAAGACTGAGAAGAAATGTTTTACATGGAGCATCAAGTTGAATAGATGGAGAAGACCCTATTATTATATGCCAGTTGCTATAGTCTTGATCTTGTTATTGTTGGTTTTCTTTGGGCGATCAGTTGCTATATTATGGACCTCTCTGGGATGGTATATAGTCCCTACATTGAGTACAAAAAAGCcatcaaagaagaaagaagatgtTAGAAGATTAAGCGAGCCCAAGATGGTGATTAATCATGGGGTATCTTCTCCAAAGAGAAAGAGTACTGGCGCTATCACAGATAAATTGCCTCAACGACATGAGCAACGAAAAAGCTTCTGA